In the Streptomyces sp. 3214.6 genome, ACCTGCGCGGTGGACGCCAGTTCGCCCTCCCCCGCGGCCCCGTCGTACAACCCCATCACGCCCTCGACGATCGCCAGATCGCACCCGCGCGCACCGTGCGCGAACAGCGGCCCGACCAACTCCGGCCCGCACAGATACGCGTCGAGGTTGCGCCCCACCCGCCCGGTGGCGAGTGAGTGGTACCCGGGATCGATGTAGTCCGGCCCGACCTTGTGCGCGGACACGGCGAGCCCCCGCGCGGCGAACGCGGCCATCAGCCCCGTGGCAACGGTGGTCTTGCCGCTGCCCGAGGAGGGCGCGGCGATGACCAACCGGGGAACAGCACTCACCACTCGATGCCCTTCTGCCCCTTCTGCCCCGCGTCCATCGGGTGCTTGACCTTGGACATGTCGGTGACGAGATCGGCGAAGCCGACCAGCTTCTCGGGCGCGTTCCGCCCGGTGATCACGACATGCTGGGTCCCGGGCCGGTCGCGCAGCACCTCGATCACCTCATCGGTGTCGACCCACCCCCAGTGCATGGGGTACGCGAACTCGTCGAGCACGTACAGCCGGTACGTCTCGGCGGCGAGGTCCCGCTTGACCTGCTCCCAGCCCTCGCGCGCCTTCTCCTCGTTGCTGAGGTTGTCCCCCTGAAGATCCCGCTGGACCCAGGACCATCCCTCGCCCATCTTGTGCCAGTCGACGGTCCCGCCCTCACCACTGGCGCCCAGCACCCGCAGTGCGTTCTCCTCGCCGACCTTCCACTTCGCGGACTTGACGAACTGGAACACCCCGATCGGCCACCCCTGGTTCCAGGCGCGCAGCGCGAGCCCGAACGCGGCGGTCGACTTCCCCTTCCCGATCCCCGTGTGCACGACGACCAGCGGCCGGTTCCGTCGCTGACGAGTCGTCAGACCGTCGTCCGGCACCACACTCGGCTGTCCCTGCGGCATTACGCGGCCCTCCTGGAAGTCCCCTGCACGTTCCTCACCAGCCCTGCGATGGAGTCCGCCCGCAACGCGTCCAGCGTCACTGCGGTACCTGCCAGCTCACCCGCGAGCTGCCCCGCGAGCCCCAGCCGCACCGGCCCGGACTCGCAGTCCACGACCACCGACGCGACCTGCTCGGCGGCGAACAGCCGGGCCGCCCGCCCCGCGAGCGCGACAGGCTCCGGCCCACCGGTGGCCCGTCCGTCCGTCACCACGACGACCAGGGCGCGCCGCGCCGGATCCCGCAGCCGCTCCACCCGCAGCACGTCGTGCGCCTTGAGCAGCCCGGCGGCGAGCGGTGTCCGCCCACCCGTGGGCAGCGACTCCAGCCGGACCGCCGCCGCGTCCACCGAGGACGTCGGCGGCAACGCCACCTCGGCCGCCGCCCCCCGGAACGTCACGAGCCCCACCTTGTCCCGCCGCTGGTAGGCGTCCAGCAGCAGCGACAGCACGGCGCCCTTCACCGCGCTCATCCGCTGCCGGGCGGCCATGGACCCCGAGGCGTCGACCACGAACAGCACGAGGTTGCCCTCACGCCCCTCCCGGGTCGCCTGCCGCAGATCGTCACGCCGCACCACGAGCCCCCGCCCGGAGCGCCCCCGCGCCCGCTGGTGCGGCGCGGCGGCCTGCACGGTAGCCGCCAGGTGCAGCTTGGTCAGGGCGCCTCGAGGCCGTCGCGCACCCGTGGTTCGTCCCTGCTCGGTCCGCGCCCGCGAACGCCGCCCGGCTGCGCCCTCACCGATCCCGGGCACGCTCAGCACCTTCGTCCGGAACGGCTCGGAGGAGCGTACGGCGGACTGCTCCGAGGCCCCCGACGCCCGCGGCTCGCCGTCCTCCCCGGCCTCGGGCCGCGCACCGGAGCCGCCGTCGGCCTGCGGCCCGTCGGACGGCGGCTGCCCGCCACCCCCGCCGGGCCCGTCCGGATCAGGATCCTCGTCGCCCTCGCTCTCGCCCTCGCCCTCGCTCTCGCCGGAGAACTCCTCCAGCGTCTCGTCGAGCTTGTCCTCGTCGAGTCCGGGCGCGTCAAAGGGATTACGGCGCCGGCGGTGCGGCAGCGCGAGCAGCGCCGCCTGGCGTACGTCCTCCGCGAGCACGTCCGTCCGCCCGGCCCAGGCGGCCAGCGCCGTGGCGGTGCGCGCCATGACGATGTCGGCCCGCATGCCGTCCACCTCGAAGGCGGCGCAGGTGGCCGCGATCTGCCGCAGCGCCCCGTCGCCCAGCCGCACCGACGGCAACAGCGCACGCGCCGCCGCGATCCGGCCGCGTACGGCGGCCTCCTCGTCCGCCCACCGCGCGGCGAACCCCTGCGGATCGTCGTCGTAGGCGAGCCGCCGCCGTACGACCTCCACCCGCTGGTCGGGCTCGCGCGAGGCGGCCACCTCCACGGTCAGCCCGAACCGGTCGAGCAACTGCGGCCGCAGTTCGCCCTCTTCGGGGTTCATCGTCCCGACGAGCAGGAACTTCGAGGCGTGCCGCACGGAGACGCCCTCGCGCTCGACGTACGAGGCGCCCATCGCCGCCGCGTCCAGCAGCAGGTCGACGAGGTGGTCGTGGAGGAGGTTGACCTCGTCGACGTAGAGGATGCCGCGGTGCGCGTCGGCGAGGAGCCCCGGCTCGAAGGCCTTGACGCCCTCGGCGAGCGCCCGCTCGATGTCCAGCGCGCCGACGAGCCGGTCCTCGGAGGCGCCCACCGGCAGCTCGACCATCCGCGCGGGCCGGGTCGCGAACGCCCCCGGCTCGTGCGGACCGTCCGGGCAGGCCGGGTCGGGGGAGCCGGGGTCGCAGGAGAACCGGCAGCCGGAGACGACGTCCAGCTCGGGCAGCAGCGCCGAAAGCGCCCGCACCGCCGTCGACTTGGCGGTGCCCTTCTCACCCCGGACCAGCACACCGCCCACCGCCGGCGACACGGCGTTCAGCAGCAGCGCGAGCCGCAGGTCGTCCTGGCCGACGACGGCCGTGAACGGGAAAGGAGTACTCACTTCTCGTCGCCCTCCAAGTCGCCTTCGAGCTCCAGATAGGTGGCGCGCAGCCGCTCGATCGTGTCGGCGTCCGGCTCGGCCCACAGCCCGCGGTCGGCGGCCTCCAGGAGCCGCTCGGTGATCCCGCGCAGCGCCCAGGGGTTGGACTTCTTCATGAAGTCCCGGTTCTCCGCGTCGAAGACGTACTCCGCGCTGAGCTTCTCGTACATCCAGTCGTCGACGACGCCCGCCGTGGCGTCGTAGCCGAAGAGGTAGTCGACCGTCGCCGCCATCTCGAAGGCGCCCTTGTAGCCGTGCCGCCGCATGGCCGCCATCCAGCGCGGGTTGACCACCCGGGCGCGGAACACCCGGTGCGTCTCCTCGCCCAGCGTGCGCGTCCTCACCTGGTCCGGGACGGCCGAATCGCCCACGTACGCCTCGGGGTTGGCGCCGGTCAGGTGCCGCACCATGGCGACCATGCCGCCGTGGTACTGGAAGTAGTCGTCGGCGTCGACGAGGTCGTGCTCGCGGGTGTCGACGTTCTTCGCGGCGACGGCGATCCGCTTGAACGCCGTCTCCATGTCGCCGCGCGCCGCCCGCCCGTCGAGTCCGCGCCCGTAGGCGTAGCCGCCCCAGACGGCGTACACCTCGGCGAGGTCCGCGTCGGAGCGCCAGTTGCGGGCGTCGATCAGCGGCAGCAGCCCCGCCCCGTACGCCCCCGGCTTGGAGCCGAAGACCCGGGCGCTCGCCCGCCGTCGGTCGCCGTGCTCGGCGGCGTCCTCGTCGACGTGGGCGCGCACGAAGTTGGACTCGGCGGGCTCCGCCAGCTCCGCCACCGCCCGCACCGCGTCGTCGATCAGCCCGATCACGTGCGGGAACGCGTCCCGGAAGAACCCGGAGATGCGGACGGTCACGTCGATGCGCGGCCGGCCCAGTTCCTCCAGCGGGACCACCTCGAACCCGGTCACGCGGCGCGAGGCGTCGTCCCACACCGGACGGCAGCCCAGCAGCGCCAGGATCTCGGCGATGTCGTCGCCCTGGGTGCGCATCGCGGACGTGCCCCAGACCGTCAGGCCGACGGACTTCGGGTATTCACCGGTGTCCTGGAGGTAGCGCTGCACGAGCGAGTCCGCGAGGGCCTGCCCGACCTCCCAACTCAGCCGGGACGGAATGGCCTTGGGGTCGACCGAGTAGAAGTTGCGGCCGGTCGGCAGGACGTTGACCAGTCCGCGCGTCGGCGAACCGGACGGACCGGCGGGGACGTAACCGCCGTCGAGCGCCTTGAGGATGTGGTCGATCTCGTCGGTGGTCTTCTCCAGCCGGGGCACGACCTCGGTGCACGCGAACTCCAACACCGCGACGGCGTCCGGGAGTTCGGTGCCCAGCACCGCACGCACCAGGGCACGGCTCTCGGCGACCGCCCATCCGCGCTCCTCCATGCCCTCCGCGACCCGCCGGCACAGCTGCTCCAGCAGGTCGATGGCGTCGGCGGCCGAACGCGACGGACCCTCGACCAGGTCCGTCAGCTCGACCGGCGCCTTCACGGGTGCGCCCGGCTCGGCCAGCAAGTCCTTCTCGCTGAGCCCGAAATGGGCCGCGAACGACGCCCTCAGGCCGGGCAGCGCGTTGGCCTGTCCGCCCCACACCTGCGAGGCGCGCAGCACGGCGAGCACGAGGTTCACACGCGCCTCGCCGACCGGCCCGCCGCCGAGGATGTGCAGACCGTCGCGGATCTGCACATCCTTGATCTCGCACAGATAGCCGTCGATGTGCATGACGAACTCGTCGAACGCGTCGTCGTCCGGCTGGTCGTCGACGTGCAGGTCGTGGTGCAGCTCGGCCGCCTTCACCAGCGTCCAGATCTGCGCGCGCACCGCCGGCGCCTTCGTCGGGTCCAGGTCGGAGACGAGCGCGTACTCGTCGAGGAGCTGCTCCAGCTTGGCCAGGTCGCCGTAGGTGTCGGCGCGGGCCATCGGCGGGACGAGATGGTCGACGACGGTGGCGTGCCCGCGCCGCTTGGCCTGCGTGCCCTCGCCGGGGTCGTTGACGATGAAGGGGTAGATCAGCGGCAGTTCGCCGAGGACGGCGTCCGGCGCACAGCCTCCGCTCAGCCCGAGCCCCTTGCCCGGCAGCCACTCCATCGTGCCGTGCTTGCCCATGTGCACGACTGCGTCGGCGCCGAAGCCTCCCTCCGATGCCGCGGCCTCCAGCCACCTGTACGCGGCCATGTAGTGGTGGGAGGGCGGCATGTCGGGGTCGTGGTAGATCGCGATCGGGTTCTCGCCGAAGCCGCGCGGCGGCTGGATCATCACGACGACGTTCCCGAACTGCAGGGAGGCGAGCACGACGTCGTCGCCGTCGACGTACAGCGAGCCCGGCGGCTCGCCCCACGCCTCAACCATGGCGTCCCGAAGCTTCGGGTCGAGCTTGTCGAACCAGGCCCGGTAGTCGGCCAGCGGTACCCGGGCGGGTGCGGCGGCCAGCTGCTCCTCGGTGAGCCATTCGACGTCGTGGCCGCCGGCGTTGATGAGCCGGTGGATCAACTCGTCGCCGTTGTCGGGGTGTTCGGTGACGCCGTACCCGGCGTCCCGCAGCGCGTCCAGCACCTTCACCGCCGAGGCGGGGGTGTCCAGGCCGACCGCGTTGCCGACCCGGGAGTGCTTCGTCGGGTAGGCGGTGAAGACGAGCGCGAGCTTTTTGTCGGCGTTCGCCTTGTGCTTCAACCGGGCGTGCCGGACGGCGATTCCGGCGACGCGTGCGGCCCGCTCGGGGTCGGCGACGTACACCGGGACGTCGTCGGGGCCCTGCTCCTTGAAGGAGAAGGGGACGGTGATGATCCGCCCGTCGAACTCCGGGATGGCGACCTGCATCGCCGCGTCCATGGGGGACAGGGCGGCGTCGGACGCGTCCCACGTGCTCTTCGACGACGTCAGGCAAAGCCCTTGCAGGACCGGCACGTCGAGGTCGGCGAGCGCCCCGATGTCCCAGGCCTCCTCGTCCCCGCCCGCCGAGGCCTGCGAGGCGTGCGTGCCGCCGGCGGCGAGGACGGTGGCGACAAGCGTGTCGGTCCGCCCCAGGATCTCGTACAGCCCGGCGTCCGCCCCGCGCAGCGAACCGCAGTACACGGCAAGGGCGTTGGCGCCGCGGGCCTCGATCGCGTCGCACAGGGTGTCCACGAACGCGGTGTTGCCGCTCAGCTCGTGGGCCCGGTAGAAGAGCACGCCGACGGTCGGCCGCCCCTCGACGAACGCCCGCTCGCCGTGGACGCCGTACTCGGGCATCTTCCGCGGCTCGAGGAACCCCTCGCCGGTCAACAGCACGGTGTCGGAGAGGAACCGGGCGAGTTCGGTGAGGTTGGCGGGCCCGCCCTCGACGAGGTACTTGAGGGCCTCGGCCACCACACCGGCCGGCACCGACGACTCGGCCATCAGCTCGGCGTCCGGCACGGTCTCGCCGCCCAGCAGCACGGTCGGCACACCGGACGCCTTCAGCGCGGCGAGCCCGTCCTCCCAGGCCCGCTTCCCGCCGAGCAGCCGGACGACGGCGAGGTCGGCGCCGTCCAGCAGAGCGGGCAGCTCCCGCGCCACGTCCACGCGGGTCGGGTTGCCGATCCGGTAGTCGGCGCCGGAAGCGGCCCGGGCCGCCAGCAGATCGGTGTCGGCGGTCGACAACAACAACACTGTGCTCATGCGGGCGCTCCCGGTGGAATGAAAGGCAGTCCTTGCGGCGCGCCCGACTCGATGAGCCGCCAGAGCGCGTCGGTGTCCGCGTGCTGTTCGATCAGGTCGCCGAGCCGGTCGAGCTGCTCCTCGCGCAGCCCGGCGAACGAGGTGTCGGCGGCGGGCACGAAACGCCGGCCCGTGGCGGCCGCCACCTCGCGCAGGAACGCCCGCCGGAACCCGTCCGACTCCAGCGAGCCGTGCCAGTGCGTGCCCCAGGTCTGGCCGACCCGGCAGCCGTCGAGGCTGTGTCCTTCGCCATCGGAGATGAACGGCTCACCGCCCGTGACGTCGGCGACCCCGTGATGGATCTCGTACCCCTCGACCGGCTCGCCGAGGGCTTGACCGGCGGGCCGGGTGAGGGTCTTCTCGCGGGCGAACCGCACCCGCACCGGCAGGACGCCGAGCCCGTCGACCTGCCCGCGCCGGCTCTCGACGTCGTCCTCGATGCGCTCGCCGAGGATCTGGAAGCCCCCGCAGATGCCGAGGACGGGCCGCTGCTCGGCGGCCCGCCGCCGCAGGGCGTCGGCGAGGCCGCGCTCGCGCAGCCACTCAAGGGCGCGCACGGTCCCCCGCGTCCCCGGGACGACGACCAGGTCGGCGTCGGCCAGCTCCTCGGGCCGGTCCACGAACCGCACGACGACGCCCGGTTCGGCGGCCAGCGCGTCCACGTCCGTGAAGTTCGACATCAGCGGGATCGCGCAGACGGCGACCCGCAGCACGTCCTGTCCGACGGGCGGGGCGGTGTTCGACTCCCGGATCGTCCCGCGCAGGGAGACCCGGAGCCCGTCCTCCTCGTCGATCCCGAGCCCGTGCCGGAACGGCAGCACGCCGTACGTCCGCCGCCCGGTGAGCCCGTGCAGCATGTCGAGGCCCGGCTCCAGCAGGGAGACGTCCCCGCGGAACTTGTTGACGACAAACCCGGAAACGAGTTTCTGGTCCTCGGGGGAGAGCAGCGCGACGGTCCCGAAGAAGGAGGCGAAGACCCCGCCCCGGTCGATGTCGCCGACGACGAGGACCGGGAGCCCGGCGTTGCGGGCGATCCCCATGTTCACGATGTCGGTCCGCCGAAGATTGATCTCGGCAGGAGAGCCGGCCCCCTCACAGATCACCGCGTCATACGTGCCCCGCAACTCGGCGAGACAGTCGAGAACGGTTCCCAGGAGTTCCTGCTGCCGCCCCCCGTGATAGCCACGCGCGCTGAGCTCCCCGACGGGCTTCCCGAGCAGCACGACCTGACTGCTCTGCTCGCCGCCGGGCTTGAGCAGCACGGGATTCATCAGGGCGGTCGGCTCGACCCGGCACGCCTGCGCCTGCATGGCCTGCGCCCGCCCGATCTCGGCGCCCTCACGCGTCACGAACGAGTTGAGGGACATGTTCTGCGCCTTGAACGGCGCGACCTTGACGCCCTGCCGCACCAGCCACCGGCAGATCCCGGCCGTGACGACGCTCTTGCCGGCGTCGGAGGTGGTGCCCGCGACGAGGAGTCCCCCGCTCATTTCGTCCGCCCCTTCCCTGTCGTGACGATGGCGCGCGCGGCGACGGTGACGCCGAGCGCCAGCAGGCCGACGCGGCGCGAGAGCCGTGCGGCGCGTTCGATGTCGTGGGCGACGACGGGCCGCCCGGCCGCCCCGTTCAGGACCGGCCGGTGCTCGACCCGGCCGCCGTACGACAGCGTCCCGCCCAGCCGCACGCCGAGCGCGCCCGCGAAGGAGGCCTCGACGGGCCCGGCGTTGGGGCTGGGATGCCGGCCGGCGTCCGCCCGCCAGGCCCGCAGCGCGGCCCGCGGATCATCCCCCGCGACGGCGGCCAGTACGGCGGTCAGCCGCGCCCCCGGCCACCCGGCGAGGTCGTCGAGCCGCGCGGAGGCCCACCCGAACCGCCGGTACCGGGCCGACCTGTGCCCGACCATGGCGTCGAGTGTGTTGACGGCCCGGAACCCGAGCAGCCCCGGCACCCCGCCGACGGCCCCCCACACGAGCGCCCCCACGACGGCGTCGGAGGTGTTCTCGGCGACGGACTCCACGACGGCCCGGGCCAACCCGTCCGCGTCCAGCGCCTGCGGATCCCGCCCGCACAGATGCGGCAGCCGTTCCCGGGCGGCCTCGACGTCCCCCGCTTCGAGGGCCCGACCGATGGCGCGGGCCTCCCGGACGAGAGAGGTCCCGCCGACCACCGCCCAGGTGGCGGCGGCGGTGAGGCCGAGAGAAGCGGCCGAAGAGGGACGTACGGCCTTGCGGGCGACGGCTCCCAGGGTCACGGCCCCACCGGCGCAGACGACGGTGTGGACGGCCCCCCAGCCGCGGTGGTCGCGCCAGAGCACCCGCTCCACGGCTGCGGCCGCCCGCCCGAACACGGCGACCGGATGCCCCCGGCGGGGATCGCCGAGGAGCAGGTCACCGAGGAGGCCGGCGGCGGCGCCGTACGCGTGAACGCGATCGGCCTGCACGGGCTCAGCCGGCCGTGGGGTCGGGCAGCGACCTGGTGCTGTGCCTCAACGGCCAAGCGGGCATGGCGATATGTCCTCACTCAGGGTGTCCACGCCCTGGTTCGACGAGACCGGCGGCGAGAGTTCCTGGCTCCCGGGGCTTACTACCCCGGTGACAGTGGCGGGACCGCGCCGGATTCGCACCGGCTTCCTCTTCTGCCGCCGTACATGGCTCGGGCAGTCCACCACGGGCCCGGAAGGGCCGTCAACTTGCTGTTGACCTGCGCGGGGAGAGTGTGCAGAACCCCACATCGGCCTGGTCCCACGGCGCGCGGAGCATGACTCGGCCCTGCCTGCGGCCGCCCGAGAGGGCGACCGCAGGCAGGGCCGGGTGAGAAACCTGTACGGCTCAGGCCACGATCAGGGAGATCCCGTAGGCCACCGCCGCCGCGCACGCCGCGAAGCAGGCGTACGCGCCCGTCACCGCGAGAGTGGCCGACCCGCCCTCTGCCGTGGCGCGTTCCTGGCGGGACAGGCCCATGATGCCCAGGGTGAACAGGGTGACGAGGCCCACGGTGACCGCGAGGCTGACACCGAAGACGGAGCCCAGGGCTGTCCAGTCGATCTTCATGCTGGTTCTCTTCCTTCGTACCGGGTGCGCGGGCTCAGACGGCCGCGGCCGGGGGAGCGGCGGGCTCGGTGGGCGCGATCGCGGTCGCCGGGGACGGGATCGTGGCCGTCAGGTCCTCGGTCACCGTGCCCGTCGGGGGCGGGGTCACCGCCGCGATCGCCGTGGTGATCACGCCCGGGGATTCCTCGGGCTCGTTGACGTTGGACGCGTCGACGACCTCACGTCGCGAGATCTTCCAGATCGCCGCGCTGGAGGCCACCAGGAAGACGGCCACGACCGCCGTGCCCCAGTCGCCGAGGTCCGTGACCGACTCGGCCAGCGCGCCCACCAGCGCCGCCGCCGGCAGCGTCAGGCCCCACGCCACGAACATGCGGGTCGCCGTCGACCAGCGGACCACGCCGCCCTTGCGGCCCAGGCCCGCGCCCATCACCGCGCCGGAGACCGAGTGGGTGGTGGAGAGGGAGAAGCCGAGGTGGGAGGAGGCCAGGATGACCGTGGCCGCGCTGGTCTGGGCGGCGAAGCCCTGCTGCGGCTGAAGGTCGGTCAGGCCCTTGCCCATGGTGCGGATGATGCGCCAGCCGCCGAGGTAGGTGCCGAGCGCGATGGCCAGGCCGGCGGAGAGGATGACCCAGACCGGCGGGTCGGAGTCGGGGGCCACGGCGCCGCCGGCGACCAGGGCGAGGGTGATGATGCCCATCGTCTTCTGCGCGTCGTTGGTGCCGTGGGCGAGGGAGACCAGGCCGGCCGAGGCGATCTGGCCGGCCCGGTAGCCCTTCTCGGCGGCCTTGCCGTCGGCCTTCTTGCCGAGGGTGTAGGAGAGGCGGGTCGCGAGCATCGCGGCGACGCCCGCGACGATGGGCGCCGCGATCGCCGGGATGAGGACCTTGGTGACCAGCGCGTCGCCGTGCACCGCGTCGAAGCCGGCCGAGGCGATGGTGGCGCCGATCAGACCGCCCATGAGGGCGTGGGAGGAGCTGGAGGGCAGGCCCACCAGCCAGGTCAGCAGGTTCCAGAGGATCGCGCCGACCAACGCGGCGAAGATGACCTCGGGACGGATGCCGGTCTCGTCGACGAGACCCTTGGAGATCGTGTTGGCGACCTCCACGGAGAGGAAAGCGCCCACCAGGTTGAGCGCGGCGGACATGGCCACCGCGACCTTGGGCTTGAGTGCACCGGTCGAGATGGTCGTGGCCATCGCGTTGGCGGTGTCATGAAAACCGTTCGTGAAATCAAACGCGAGTGCGGTTACCACCACAATCGCGAGGATCAGCGAGAAGTTTTCCATTTACCCAGGCAATCGTTCGAAGTCATCGGTCGGTTGACCGTAGGAAACCTGAGTGAACGGAAGATGAACTGAGGGGGGCTTCAGGGTGTCCGATGTCGGGGTGACTGTGCGGTCCGTACGGCTGCTCGCCGCCCGCGAGCCGCTCCGGCCGGGTCGCGCAGCCGTTGAAGAGATTCTGGTCACCCGGCAGGATCGGGGCATGGCTGAGCAGCGGCGCGACGGGCGGGGGTCCCGGGACGCGCGGGGCGGCATGTGGAGTGCGGCCCAGGCGCGGGCCTGGGAGGCGCTCGTGACGACGGCCCGCCGCACGGTGAGCGACGGCCTGGTCGTCGGCACCTCCGGCAACGTCTCCGTGCGCGTCGGCGACACCGTGCTGGTCACCCCGTCGGGCGTGCCCTACGACCGGCTCACCCCGGACGACGTCACGGGCGTCGACCTCACCGGCCGGCAGGTGCTCGGCGCCCTGGTCCCGACGAGCGAGCTGCCCATGCACCTCGCCGTCTACCGGGCCACCGACGCCGGTGCGGTCGTCCACACCCACGCCGTGCACGCCACGGCCGTCTCCACCCTCGTCGGCGAGCTTCCCCTCGTCCACTACATGGCGGGCGCGCTCGGCGGCGCCGTCCGGGTCGCCCCCTATGCGACCTACGGCACCGAGGCGTTGGCCGCCAACATGCTCGCGGCCCTCGCCGACCGCACCGGCTGCCTCCTGCAGAACCACGGCACCCTCACCTACGGCAGCACCCTCGACCAGGCCTACGACCGCACGGCCCAGCTGGAGTGGATGTGCCGGCTGTGGCTGACGGCCTCGTCGCTGCCCGGCCGCAGTCCCACCCTCCTGACGGAGGAACAGGTCGCGGAGGCGGGGGAGCGGCTGCGGGCGTACGGGCAGCGGCCTCCGTCCCGTCGGTGATGAGCTCCACTGGCCGGTCGCGACGATGGCCAGGACACTGGACGGGTGCGCACTGTCAAAGCGACGGCCGCCGCCGTCACCGCAGCCCTGGCCGCCGGCGCCGCCAGTGTCGCCGTCGGCCGGTTCGCCAGCGACGCCGCGCTGAAGGCGCCGCCCGGCCGGCCCCTGCCCACCGAACCCCGGCTCACGGTGCACCGCACGGCCGCCGGCCAGATCACCCTCACCCGCGACCTGGCCGCCCTGCGCCCCGGCACCCACGGCCTCTCCGGCAACGGCTCCCACGCGGTCGTCGGCGCCGTCCTGCCCACCGCCGCGCACTCCGCCGACACCGTCGTACGCCGCCTGGAACGCGTCACCCACGGCACGCTGAACCCCGGCGACGCGGTCTGGCTCACCCCGAATCTGTACGTCGGCGACCCCGGCAGCGCCCTCGGCCTCGACCACGCCGACATCGACGTCCCCGGCGAACTGGGAAGCCTGCCCGCCTGGTTCGTCCCCGGCGCCCGGCGCACCTGGGTGATCGCCGTGCACGGCCTGGGCACCACCCGGGAACACGCCCTGAACATCATGGGTTTCCTGCACCGCCGCCGCTTCCCCGTGCTCGCCCTCGCCTACCGCGGCGACCTCGGGGCACCCCGCTCCCCGGACAGGCTGAACCACCTCGGCGCGACCGAGTGGCGCGACCTGGACGCGGCGATGCGGTACGCCGTGCGCTACGGCGCCGAACGCGTCGTCCTGCTCGGCTGGTCCACCGGCGCCACCATGGCCCTGCGCGCCGCCGCCGACTCGGGGCTGCGCGACCTCGTCTCGGGGCTCGTGCTGGACTCCCCGGTCCTGGACTGGCGGACGACCCTGCGCGCCCTCGCCGCTGCCCGGCACACCCCCGGCCCGCTGCTGCCGCTCGCCGTCCGCGCCGCCGAGGGCCGCACCGGTCCGCACGGCGGTCCCGGCGACGGCGACGCGGCCGCCGACCCGGCCCGGCTGACGGTCCCGACCCTGATCCTGCACGGTCCCGACGACACCGTCGCGCCCTGGGGAGCCTCTCGCCGCCTCGCCGCGCGCCGGCCCGACCTCGTGGCCCTGCACACCGTCCCGCA is a window encoding:
- the cobO gene encoding cob(I)yrinic acid a,c-diamide adenosyltransferase, with the protein product MPQGQPSVVPDDGLTTRQRRNRPLVVVHTGIGKGKSTAAFGLALRAWNQGWPIGVFQFVKSAKWKVGEENALRVLGASGEGGTVDWHKMGEGWSWVQRDLQGDNLSNEEKAREGWEQVKRDLAAETYRLYVLDEFAYPMHWGWVDTDEVIEVLRDRPGTQHVVITGRNAPEKLVGFADLVTDMSKVKHPMDAGQKGQKGIEW
- a CDS encoding putative cobaltochelatase gives rise to the protein MSTPFPFTAVVGQDDLRLALLLNAVSPAVGGVLVRGEKGTAKSTAVRALSALLPELDVVSGCRFSCDPGSPDPACPDGPHEPGAFATRPARMVELPVGASEDRLVGALDIERALAEGVKAFEPGLLADAHRGILYVDEVNLLHDHLVDLLLDAAAMGASYVEREGVSVRHASKFLLVGTMNPEEGELRPQLLDRFGLTVEVAASREPDQRVEVVRRRLAYDDDPQGFAARWADEEAAVRGRIAAARALLPSVRLGDGALRQIAATCAAFEVDGMRADIVMARTATALAAWAGRTDVLAEDVRQAALLALPHRRRRNPFDAPGLDEDKLDETLEEFSGESEGEGESEGDEDPDPDGPGGGGGQPPSDGPQADGGSGARPEAGEDGEPRASGASEQSAVRSSEPFRTKVLSVPGIGEGAAGRRSRARTEQGRTTGARRPRGALTKLHLAATVQAAAPHQRARGRSGRGLVVRRDDLRQATREGREGNLVLFVVDASGSMAARQRMSAVKGAVLSLLLDAYQRRDKVGLVTFRGAAAEVALPPTSSVDAAAVRLESLPTGGRTPLAAGLLKAHDVLRVERLRDPARRALVVVVTDGRATGGPEPVALAGRAARLFAAEQVASVVVDCESGPVRLGLAGQLAGELAGTAVTLDALRADSIAGLVRNVQGTSRRAA
- the cobN gene encoding cobaltochelatase subunit CobN, which translates into the protein MSTVLLLSTADTDLLAARAASGADYRIGNPTRVDVARELPALLDGADLAVVRLLGGKRAWEDGLAALKASGVPTVLLGGETVPDAELMAESSVPAGVVAEALKYLVEGGPANLTELARFLSDTVLLTGEGFLEPRKMPEYGVHGERAFVEGRPTVGVLFYRAHELSGNTAFVDTLCDAIEARGANALAVYCGSLRGADAGLYEILGRTDTLVATVLAAGGTHASQASAGGDEEAWDIGALADLDVPVLQGLCLTSSKSTWDASDAALSPMDAAMQVAIPEFDGRIITVPFSFKEQGPDDVPVYVADPERAARVAGIAVRHARLKHKANADKKLALVFTAYPTKHSRVGNAVGLDTPASAVKVLDALRDAGYGVTEHPDNGDELIHRLINAGGHDVEWLTEEQLAAAPARVPLADYRAWFDKLDPKLRDAMVEAWGEPPGSLYVDGDDVVLASLQFGNVVVMIQPPRGFGENPIAIYHDPDMPPSHHYMAAYRWLEAAASEGGFGADAVVHMGKHGTMEWLPGKGLGLSGGCAPDAVLGELPLIYPFIVNDPGEGTQAKRRGHATVVDHLVPPMARADTYGDLAKLEQLLDEYALVSDLDPTKAPAVRAQIWTLVKAAELHHDLHVDDQPDDDAFDEFVMHIDGYLCEIKDVQIRDGLHILGGGPVGEARVNLVLAVLRASQVWGGQANALPGLRASFAAHFGLSEKDLLAEPGAPVKAPVELTDLVEGPSRSAADAIDLLEQLCRRVAEGMEERGWAVAESRALVRAVLGTELPDAVAVLEFACTEVVPRLEKTTDEIDHILKALDGGYVPAGPSGSPTRGLVNVLPTGRNFYSVDPKAIPSRLSWEVGQALADSLVQRYLQDTGEYPKSVGLTVWGTSAMRTQGDDIAEILALLGCRPVWDDASRRVTGFEVVPLEELGRPRIDVTVRISGFFRDAFPHVIGLIDDAVRAVAELAEPAESNFVRAHVDEDAAEHGDRRRASARVFGSKPGAYGAGLLPLIDARNWRSDADLAEVYAVWGGYAYGRGLDGRAARGDMETAFKRIAVAAKNVDTREHDLVDADDYFQYHGGMVAMVRHLTGANPEAYVGDSAVPDQVRTRTLGEETHRVFRARVVNPRWMAAMRRHGYKGAFEMAATVDYLFGYDATAGVVDDWMYEKLSAEYVFDAENRDFMKKSNPWALRGITERLLEAADRGLWAEPDADTIERLRATYLELEGDLEGDEK
- a CDS encoding cobyric acid synthase, encoding MSGGLLVAGTTSDAGKSVVTAGICRWLVRQGVKVAPFKAQNMSLNSFVTREGAEIGRAQAMQAQACRVEPTALMNPVLLKPGGEQSSQVVLLGKPVGELSARGYHGGRQQELLGTVLDCLAELRGTYDAVICEGAGSPAEINLRRTDIVNMGIARNAGLPVLVVGDIDRGGVFASFFGTVALLSPEDQKLVSGFVVNKFRGDVSLLEPGLDMLHGLTGRRTYGVLPFRHGLGIDEEDGLRVSLRGTIRESNTAPPVGQDVLRVAVCAIPLMSNFTDVDALAAEPGVVVRFVDRPEELADADLVVVPGTRGTVRALEWLRERGLADALRRRAAEQRPVLGICGGFQILGERIEDDVESRRGQVDGLGVLPVRVRFAREKTLTRPAGQALGEPVEGYEIHHGVADVTGGEPFISDGEGHSLDGCRVGQTWGTHWHGSLESDGFRRAFLREVAAATGRRFVPAADTSFAGLREEQLDRLGDLIEQHADTDALWRLIESGAPQGLPFIPPGAPA